CATGAGTCGCCGAATGCCGTTCGCTTTAAATGTTTGCAACCGCTGAATGCGCAGGAACTGTACTACCTGGCCGTATTAACGGATGGGCTGATCTATACCAGCAGTTATGTAAGCGGTGTATATCCCCTGATGATGAGCAAAATCAACAACCGGGGCGATTCGCTGCTGGTAAGCGTCACTTTTGATCATTACCGGAAATTCATCAGCCAGGCAGCCTCCTATAATACCCTTAAGAATTTTTTCACCACTTTTAAAAGTGAAGCACACGCCCGTGACCTGATGACGGCTTTTGCCAGCGGACTGGAAAAATCAAAAGGCCTGGAAGACGGCGTGGATGTGGCAGATTCCTATGCCAGTCTTTATGAAACCCTGCCCGACCTGGCCCGGCAGATGCTGGCTAATATCAAAAGAAACCTGGAAATAAACCGGCGCAGCGGCAATCAACGTGGTATTGCTATTTATACCATTCTTTCAAAACTGTTTATGTCGGCCAACCCGGCAAATAATATCGACCTTACAAAAGAACTGGGTATTCCTCCGGTTTATATGGTGCCTTTTTCGAATCTTACCAATGAAAAAGGAGAAGTGATCACCCAAATGTTCTTTTACGGAGATGAGGACGGCAGAATGGACTTTGACATTTTCGTGCGCACATTTGCCAATGATCCCAAATGGAAGGTAGACCAGAGCAACAGCAAGTTCGTGGTGGCAAAAACTACCAGCGGCGTTCCGGTTTATGTATATGCCAACCGGCCCCTGCCCAATGAAGACGACCAGGATTATGTGGCGCAAACAGCAATGGAGGAATACCTTGAGAAAAATAACCAGTCACCTACTGTTACCTTTCACCGGGGGCATAGCTACCATGCCATGACCAGCGTAGGCTATGTAAGCCCCACCAACCGGGTGGTATTTATGGGCTCCTGCGGTGGTTTTAACCTGATCGATTCTATTTTAAGAAGGTCGTCCGACGCACATATCATTTCATCAAAACAAACAGGTTACAGGGATATCAACCTGCCCTTTATCCGGATTTTCCTGGAAACATTGAGGAATAAAAAAGATATCGACTGGATTCCCTTCTGGAAAGAGTTTAGGGCAGCAGCGCATATTACCGGAATGGAAGACTACATTCCTCCATATAAAAACCTGGGCGCTTTATTCATCAAAGCCTATAAAAAAGAAACCGGCGAAGAGGATATTTAGGAGTTCGTACCGCTTTGGAACTGCTCCCTTTGGGAATGTAAAATAACCAATGCAAAATATTAAATGTAAAAATGGAGATGCCGTTCCTGCTCAACGACCTATCTCATTTCTGTAAAAGATGGTACGATCCGTGAATTGAGCAGCTTACTCCAGGCATAAACGGATCTAACCCGTCACGGCGGGCATGTCTGAAACTTTGAATGCTACCCTGAAACAAACTATTGTTTCCACAACTGCACGCCACCATCAATGCCATCGATATTGGAAACGATGGTCATATTTTCCTTCAAATCAAGCGTTATTTTTTTGGCCAGTCCCCCTCCGATGAACAAATGATCATAATTAAAAGTGGTCTGCAATATTTTTAATACCGTCTGCAGCCGCTTGTTCCATTCCTTCTTACCCAGGTCGTCGTAGGCCCGCTGACCAATATACTGATCATAGGTTTTGTTATTAATACAGGGATGTTGCCCGATTTCCAGGTGCGGCAACAGCTTTCCATCCAGAAAGAACGCCGTTCCAAAGCCGGTGCCCAGGGTAATCATCATCTCAAACCCCTTGCCGGCAATACAGCCCAGCCCCAGCATATCTGCATCATTCACCACCCTTGCCGGTTTACCCAAGGCCTTTGAGAGAAGGGCTGCCAGGTCTACTTTATTCCAGTACTGGGAGCCCAGGTTGGGCGCCGTATACACGATATTATTCCGTACATAACCGGGAAAGCCGGCGGATACCTGGTCGTAGCGGAAATCTTTCACCAGCTCTTTAATGGTATGCACCAGGTTTTCCGGTGTTGCCGGCACAGGGGTGGGTTGTTTAATATAATCCTGCACCATTTCGCCCTGCGCATTGAGGGTACACCCTTTTACCTTGGAACCGCCAATATCAATAGCCAATGTGATGGATGCCATATCGTTTTCTTTTTAGAAGCATGAAAGATAGATAAGTTTGCGGGTCTTAAAAAAAAATTGTCTCCAGAATAATTATCTTGCAGGTTCATGGCAGATTCAAAAAAGGCATTTTTTGACGTTTCGAAAGTCAGGCGGGTATTTCAATACGCAGCACCGTATAAGAAAAAATTCTACCTGTCTGTTGTGTTGGCCATCCTCCTGGCCCTTATTACGCCTGTGCGACCGATGCTGATCCAGCTTACGGTAGATGATTATATAACCCATTCCGTTCCCCGGATGGTGGTGTATGTAACAGTGATCCAACTGGTGATTATCCTGATTGAGACCGCCATGCGCTTTTCTTTTTCCTTTACTACAGCCTGGCTGGGACAAGCAGTGGTAAAAGATATGCGGGATGCCATCTACAAAAAGATCCTCCGGCTGAACCTGCGGCAATTTGACCGTACGCCCATCGGCACCCTTACTACCCGCACCATCAATGATATTGAATCGATCAACGAGATTTTCTCCGATGGCCTGATCCCGATTATCGCCGATCTGCTCTCGATCCTTTGCGTGTTGCTGTATATGTTCTGGATCGACTGGCGGCTGACCCTGATCGCATTGATCCCTTTTCCGATCATGATCATTGCTACCTATTATTTTAAGGAAAGCATTAACCGCTCGTTTTTTAAGGTACGCAATGCCGTTGCAGCACTCAATGCCTTTGTTCAGGAGCATTTGTCTGGCATGAGCGTGGTACAGGCCTTTCATGCGGAGAAAAAAGAGTTTGAAAAATTCAATACCATCAACAAACAACACCGCGATGCCAACATCCGCTCGATTTTTGCCTATTCCGTCTTTTTCCCGGTAATTGAGATCGTACTCGCCCTGTCTATCGGGCTCATTATATGGTACACCGCCCGTGAAGCGCTGGATTTAAAACAGGGTCAGCAAGGGGTGATTGTATCTTTCATTCTTTGTCTGAACCTGCTGTTTCGCCCGTTGCGGATGCTGGCAGATAAATTCAATACGGTGCAGATGGGCATTATTGCCAGCGACCGGGTGTTTACGGTAATGGACAATCCCGATACGGACCAGCCACCACCCGGAGGATACCAGGATCCCGCTCAGCGGGTGGCCGGTACGGTTGATTTTGAAGCAGTATCCTTTGCTTATATCGACGACAAATGGGTACTCAAAAACCTGAGTTTTCACATCCGGCAAGGGGAAACCGTCGCCATCGTAGGGCATACCGGCAGTGGCAAAACCACTATTACCAACCTGCTGAACCGCTTTTATACCATCCAGCAAGGAACCATCAGGATAGACGGCCGGGATATTCAGTCCTTATCGCCCGAATATCTTCGTAAAAATATTGGGGTGGTGCTTCAGGATGTATTCCTGTTCTCCGGATCTGTCATGGACAATATCACGCTCCGGAACCCGGATATCTCAAAAGAACAGGTGATCGCGGCGGCTAAAATGATCGATATGCATGATTTTATCATGCGGCTGCCGGGGGGGTACGATTACAATGTTAAGGAGCGGGGGGCCACATTATCGCTGGGGCAGCGGCAACTGCTTTCTTTTATCCGGGCGCTGTTGTATGATCCTTCCATCCTGATCCTGGATGAAGCCACATCCTCCATTGATACCGAAAGTGAACTGCTCATCCAGAAAGCTACAGAAACGCTTGTAAAGGACCGCACCTCAATCGTTATTGCACACCGGCTGAGTACCATCCGCAAGGCAGATAAAATCATTGTGCTGGACAAAGGAGTGCTGGCAGAGATGGGTACGCATGAGGAGCTGATGCAAAAGAACGGGTTTTATGCCCGTTTACACAAAATGCAGTTTGAACAGCAGGCCGGGCAGGTTTCTGCCTGATGCACGGCGTTCCGGTGATCTTACCATCTGATTGAACCTGCCTGTATTTCCCCGCTTAAAAAAAATTTCTAACCGAGGCAACCCGCCGCCGGAAATTACTGTATGTACTCATATATATAAACCATTTCGTAACCTTATTCATAGTGTTTGTCAGTACCGCCGAAGACCGAGTATAGCCTGTCAAGTATGGTAGGTGGCTGTAAGTTGGGTATACCCTCCTGGCAGCGGCGGCTGTATGAGCAATACTTTGGATTCGCGCTCTCGGTATGCCTGCGCTATACCGCATCACGGGAGGAGGCGCTTGAAATAATGAACGACGGATTTGTTAGGGTATTCAGGGGTATTGTACATTTTCAGGAGCCCGATAACCAGGAACATTTATCAAAAATTTTCATGAGCTGGTTAAAAAAAATAATGATCCATACAAGCATCAACCACTACCAATCTGCAAAAAGAAAGGCAGAACGGGTTGCAGGCGGCTCCGAACAGCCGGAGATCGACACCTCAGGGAACGTGGTTGATGACTTGGCCTACCTCGATCTGGTAAAGCTGATCCAGCAATTAAGCCCGGCTTACCGGGCCACCTTCAGCTTATTTGCCATTGAAGGGTTCAGTCATGAAGAAATCGCACAAACATTAGGCATATCGGTAGGTACATCAAAATCCAACCTGATGAAGGCCCGTAAAAATCTCAGGGAAATGCTGGAGCAGTTAAATGAGTAAAAAATTTTCAAATATGGACGATGAAGCGTTAGATAAACTCTTTCGCGACGCAGCCAGCCGCTTTCAGCCTCCGGATGCCCCGGAAGGTGCTTGGGATGCGTTTTATGAAACGAAAATGCTTCCCAACGAAAAAAACACTAACCCGCGCCGGTTCCTGATATTGCGGCGCTTCTGGCTACCGGCCGCCGCCTGCCTGCTATTGGCATTGGCCGGGCTGGTGTGGGTCCTTCAGCGGCATCCGCTGCCGGGGCTTACCGGAAGCGCATCTGTTGCCGGCATCGCTCCGGAGATCATTAAAAAAGAAGCCGCTCCGCCGGTCCGAACCGGCCCTGTGCCGGAACAGGAAGGAAAAGATTTTCGTTCTTTGAATACCACCATACCGGGGGCCGGAACGATTCTTTTAGAAAAGAAGGACTCTCTGGCAGCCAACAACGGACCGGTATTTTTTGATGCGGCTAAAAATGCAGAAACAGAACGGGAACATCGCCCGGCTGATACCATACAGCGGAAACCTTATTTTTCGCTGCGCGATAAAGCAGAAAACGGTTATCCGGCTGTTCCGGGAAATTATAACCCATATTTTACAGAAGGATCTTCCGCTGCCAGAGCCGCCAACAGCCGCTGGCAGGTAGGACTGATTGCCGGCTCCAACCTGGGGATGGTGCGGGGCGATGTATCCAAAAAGCCGGGACTGAATGCAGGGTTGCTGGTGCAGCGGAAACTGGGCGGGTCGCGCTTTTCTGTAGAATCGGGTGTGGTGTATGAATCCATGACCTATGACGTGAACAATGCTGATTTCAACCCCAATGGAAATCCGGTATCTTCCAGGGTCTCCAATATTGAAGGCTCCTGTACCATGATTGATGTGCCGGTAAATGTCCGGTACGATGTGGTGGCCTCCAAAAAGAACAAGGCCTTTGTAAGTACCGGCGTATCGCCAACGGTGATCGTAAAACAGAGCTATATCTACGATTTTGACCGGGGCGACGGACCGGTGTCTATAAACCGGGATGTTTCCGGCAAGGGAAAAAGTGTTTATGCAGTAGCCAATCTTTCCATAGGCTACGAACAAAAATGGGAACATGTATCTGTACAGATTGCTCCTTATGTAAAAATCCCGATGGGTGAGATCGGGTATGGCAACCTGAGTTTAGGCGGAGTGGGTACCCAGATTTCTATTAAAAAAGATCTGTAAATGCAGTAGCGTACAAACATATCATCCTTTTATTCAACTTAAAAACTGTAATCATGAAAAAAAAGAACCTTTTTTCTACAGGGATCCTATTGGCTTTTGTGGCCCTGATATCTGTCCATTGCGGCGGCGATAAAAAAGACTCCGTTAATAATCCTCCACCGCAGGGAAATGATTGCTCCAACGTACAGGCCAAATTTACAGCGAATGTACTGCCGATTATCCAGGGGCGCTGTGCCACCAATTCCGGTTGCCACGGAAGCGGCAGCACCAACGGGCCCGGAGAACTGATCACGTATGCTCAAATATCTTCCAAGGCTTCCGCTATCAATGATGCTGCGGTGGTCAACAGCAGGATGCCGAAAACAGGAGGCGCCCTTACCGCCGATCAGAAGGCGACCTTAAGATGTTGGATCTCCTCCGGAACTCCTAACAACTAAATACTTAAAAATGCCTACCTGGAAAAAAATTACATTGGCGGTTGTCGTCCTTGTTGTAGCTGCGATACTTTATGGATGGTATTTGTATAACAAGAAACCACCGGATATAAAGCAGGCCCGCTCGCAATTCGAAATAACCGCTTCCGGTTTAACGGCGGCCTTCAATGCAGATGAAGCAAATGCCACAAAGCAATATGCAGATAAAATCGTTTCCGTTACCGGTGCTGTTAAGGAGATAAAAATCGAGCAGGGGACTGCTGCAACTGTTTTTTTGGACAGCGGAGATCCCATGACTTCAGTTACCTGCAGTTTTTATGACACCGAAGCGGCAGCAGTAAAAAAACTGAAAACCGGTCAACAGGTTACCATTAAAGGGGTATGCACCGGCAAACTGATGGATGTGATCCTTAACAAATGCAGTATCGTTCAATAAAACTCTTATCATGAAAAAAACAGCCCTTGCGCTTTGTATGCTCCTGGTATTGGCAAAAGCAGGATTTGCACAGAAATATTTTACAAAAAACGGCACCGTTTCATTTGAAGCCGGAACCGCCCTGGAAGATATCATTGCCACCAATAAAACCGCAGCCAGTGTGCTGGACGCCGCAACCGGACGGATCGAATTTGCCGTATTGGTCAGGGGTTTTGAATTCCGCCGCGCGCTGATGCAGGAACATTTTAATGAAAATTATATGGAAAGCAGCAAATACCCCAAATCGGTATTTAAAGGCAAAATTGTTAACCTGGGGGAAATTTCGTTTCAAAAGCCAGGGAATTACCCGGTGACGGTAAGGGGCACCCTGGAGATCCACGGCGTAAAGAAAGAGATTACCACTACCGGTTCTCTAAGGATTTCCGGCACATCTGTTCTAGCCCTGGCAAAATTTCCGGTAACCATTGCAGATTATAAAATTTCAATTCCCGGAATCGTCAGCGACAAAATTGCCAAAACCGCAATGATATCGGTAACCTGTAATTACGCTGTTTTAAAATAACACTTCCATCACAAACCCAACTACTATGAAGTATTTAACAACAACGATTTTTCTATTTACAGTCTTTGTTATCCAGGCACAGGAAAAGGACCTCCTCAACCTGATCGATTCTACAGGAAACGGGCAGAAAACATATGTTACCGGCGCGTTTAAATCGAGCCGGGTGATCAATGGTCATTCCATCGAATTTATTGGAAAACATGTACTGGATGTGCGCATCCTGCACCGGTTTGGAAGGGTTAACGATGGTATTGGGGAATTTTTCGGGCTTGATCAGGCCGCCATGCGTATGGGATTTGATTATGGGCTGGGGAAAGACCTTACCATTGGTGTGGGCCGTAGTACAGCAGAGAAAGAGCTGGATGGCTTTATTAAATACCGGCCCATACAGCAGGCCACAGGAGGTAAAGGTGCATCGCCGGTTTCCGTGGTACTGGCCGCCGGTGCCGCGCTTACCACGCAGAAATTTGCTGCCGATGCGCCATTCACCGACACGAAACACCGGATGGCCTATTACAGCGAGGTCATTATCGGCCGGAAATTTACGGAAGCCTTCAGCTTCCAGGTGTCGCCCACCTATGTGCACCGAAACCTGGTGGCAGAACGTACCGATGATAATGATACCTATGCTGTAGGATTTGGCGGCCGCCTGAAACTGTCAAAAAGAGTCGCCTTCGTGGCCGATTACCATTATGTGATTTCCGGCTTAAATAAGGACATTTATAAAAATCCCCTGTCCCTTGGTTTTGATATTGAAACCGGCGGGCACGTGTTCCAGCTCCATTTCTCCAACGCCACCGGCATGAATGAAAAAGCCTTTATCACCAATACCACCGATAGCTGGGGCAGCGGGGAAATACGCTTTGGGTTCAACCTGTCGCGGGTATTTACCATTGGAAAAAAGAAAAATAACCCCGGTTCTTAATCCGTTTTTTTAAACCCTTAAAACAAATAATTATGAGATACTATAACACACACGCACAAAAAAATGTCCTGACTCCCTGCCTGGCTGCGTTCATCACCCTGCTGGTGATGGGAAGCTGCTCCAGCGACGATAGTTATACCCCACCCGCACCGGTAATGCAGGTAAAACTGGCCAACAATGCTACACTTGGTGATTACCTGGTAGACAAAGACGGCCGGACCCTTTACTTTTTTGCCAATGACTCCGCTACTATAAATACCTGTGTTTCTGCAGGCTGCAAGGCGCTGTGGCCTACCTTCTTTGCAGGCATTACCGCTCAAAATATAGGTAAAGAATTGGATATCAACGATTTTGACACCATTG
The sequence above is a segment of the Niabella agricola genome. Coding sequences within it:
- a CDS encoding outer membrane beta-barrel protein, whose product is MSKKFSNMDDEALDKLFRDAASRFQPPDAPEGAWDAFYETKMLPNEKNTNPRRFLILRRFWLPAAACLLLALAGLVWVLQRHPLPGLTGSASVAGIAPEIIKKEAAPPVRTGPVPEQEGKDFRSLNTTIPGAGTILLEKKDSLAANNGPVFFDAAKNAETEREHRPADTIQRKPYFSLRDKAENGYPAVPGNYNPYFTEGSSAARAANSRWQVGLIAGSNLGMVRGDVSKKPGLNAGLLVQRKLGGSRFSVESGVVYESMTYDVNNADFNPNGNPVSSRVSNIEGSCTMIDVPVNVRYDVVASKKNKAFVSTGVSPTVIVKQSYIYDFDRGDGPVSINRDVSGKGKSVYAVANLSIGYEQKWEHVSVQIAPYVKIPMGEIGYGNLSLGGVGTQISIKKDL
- a CDS encoding DUF5777 family beta-barrel protein, which translates into the protein MKYLTTTIFLFTVFVIQAQEKDLLNLIDSTGNGQKTYVTGAFKSSRVINGHSIEFIGKHVLDVRILHRFGRVNDGIGEFFGLDQAAMRMGFDYGLGKDLTIGVGRSTAEKELDGFIKYRPIQQATGGKGASPVSVVLAAGAALTTQKFAADAPFTDTKHRMAYYSEVIIGRKFTEAFSFQVSPTYVHRNLVAERTDDNDTYAVGFGGRLKLSKRVAFVADYHYVISGLNKDIYKNPLSLGFDIETGGHVFQLHFSNATGMNEKAFITNTTDSWGSGEIRFGFNLSRVFTIGKKKNNPGS
- a CDS encoding YceI family protein; protein product: MKKTALALCMLLVLAKAGFAQKYFTKNGTVSFEAGTALEDIIATNKTAASVLDAATGRIEFAVLVRGFEFRRALMQEHFNENYMESSKYPKSVFKGKIVNLGEISFQKPGNYPVTVRGTLEIHGVKKEITTTGSLRISGTSVLALAKFPVTIADYKISIPGIVSDKIAKTAMISVTCNYAVLK
- a CDS encoding ABC transporter ATP-binding protein; the encoded protein is MADSKKAFFDVSKVRRVFQYAAPYKKKFYLSVVLAILLALITPVRPMLIQLTVDDYITHSVPRMVVYVTVIQLVIILIETAMRFSFSFTTAWLGQAVVKDMRDAIYKKILRLNLRQFDRTPIGTLTTRTINDIESINEIFSDGLIPIIADLLSILCVLLYMFWIDWRLTLIALIPFPIMIIATYYFKESINRSFFKVRNAVAALNAFVQEHLSGMSVVQAFHAEKKEFEKFNTINKQHRDANIRSIFAYSVFFPVIEIVLALSIGLIIWYTAREALDLKQGQQGVIVSFILCLNLLFRPLRMLADKFNTVQMGIIASDRVFTVMDNPDTDQPPPGGYQDPAQRVAGTVDFEAVSFAYIDDKWVLKNLSFHIRQGETVAIVGHTGSGKTTITNLLNRFYTIQQGTIRIDGRDIQSLSPEYLRKNIGVVLQDVFLFSGSVMDNITLRNPDISKEQVIAAAKMIDMHDFIMRLPGGYDYNVKERGATLSLGQRQLLSFIRALLYDPSILILDEATSSIDTESELLIQKATETLVKDRTSIVIAHRLSTIRKADKIIVLDKGVLAEMGTHEELMQKNGFYARLHKMQFEQQAGQVSA
- a CDS encoding ROK family protein, which produces MASITLAIDIGGSKVKGCTLNAQGEMVQDYIKQPTPVPATPENLVHTIKELVKDFRYDQVSAGFPGYVRNNIVYTAPNLGSQYWNKVDLAALLSKALGKPARVVNDADMLGLGCIAGKGFEMMITLGTGFGTAFFLDGKLLPHLEIGQHPCINNKTYDQYIGQRAYDDLGKKEWNKRLQTVLKILQTTFNYDHLFIGGGLAKKITLDLKENMTIVSNIDGIDGGVQLWKQ
- a CDS encoding RNA polymerase sigma factor; translated protein: MSVPPKTEYSLSSMVGGCKLGIPSWQRRLYEQYFGFALSVCLRYTASREEALEIMNDGFVRVFRGIVHFQEPDNQEHLSKIFMSWLKKIMIHTSINHYQSAKRKAERVAGGSEQPEIDTSGNVVDDLAYLDLVKLIQQLSPAYRATFSLFAIEGFSHEEIAQTLGISVGTSKSNLMKARKNLREMLEQLNE
- a CDS encoding OB-fold putative lipoprotein; amino-acid sequence: MPTWKKITLAVVVLVVAAILYGWYLYNKKPPDIKQARSQFEITASGLTAAFNADEANATKQYADKIVSVTGAVKEIKIEQGTAATVFLDSGDPMTSVTCSFYDTEAAAVKKLKTGQQVTIKGVCTGKLMDVILNKCSIVQ